The DNA segment GGGAgtcaaatgaagaagatgaaggaacagtggaagggcgcgccattttgaataagagaagcgctagcgacgcacaacgctggccgttgatggtgccacgtgtcgcgagattaaggaaggaagcCCAAACGTTAaaaagcagcacgtgaggtggcacgtgaggcggccccacttgccacgtggactgagggcacgaccacttagtctcttcgctgagaacgagttctcgactcgagactggggggcttgtgatccgatcggtcatcggtagtcgatgacatcagcatcagagaaccacgtggaccactcacagggtgacacgtggaccaggtggcagagaggtagggggacgatcgccaagagaggtgatcggtggtcagtaaccaagttaccaccgacagatcaggcggcagagaggtcgggggacagatcacccagaatggtgatcggtggtcagtagccaagtgaccaccagcagaccagttcccagactcgcgcctggaggcagagcgcgagtagcgaataaacactgatcagtcatcgggtgtattgtcatcggggtctcgtgttacacgcagttaaactgggactaaggttcccagcgagagcgttacgcatggacctcgcatgagcacacctcaaggaatcatgcacgagagtggcctgagggaacagtaagccagtcggtgattggtgattccctcaacccattacgtgcgtgtcatcctgaagggtaagtcgcctacgcagagagtaacgtttggtgagtgcgcctagaccagccacacccgacgttctcctaagagtatgcaatttgcccagataagagaagcatcccaagttactccgcaagggtgtagcttaggcagacaaagagaggcgctagagcccttccagtaagtgacacgtgtgtggttagatgtgagttgcaggcctccacgtgtcaccatctgagaggggtgcggtccagacaaaagagcactccgtaccgctaaaggtacagacaggcgcagccaagcgcagacatgcgcagactctcacgctccccattgctgattctgaaggtacgctttctctgaaaagcacgacagggttctgacacatgccagaaaagcataacagaattctgttatgcccagaagcagggaaagagggATAAAAGACAGAATCAGAGGGAGAGTGGGGGGGGAGAAAAAAGATAGAgggaaaaacagagtgcaagtttttctgatacacacgtttttactaagtttccagttttctggtggttctgttgaactaacttgatcgtcggagtgcaaacggccgctagaggcgccgtctgtgtattttgcaggtcacattttgaagacatctgagagagagagttcagaaggtgattcttcaggagacacagtcgcgaagacagggcagaaagtgttacgaagcgatccacccacgttcaagttgccggcaggatcagaacGGTTAGTCCATAGCAATAACGTTTAACGCGAAATCACTTACATGGCAAAAAGGCGTAGGTCGATCTTAGTATCTGAAACCTTACTCGCCCGATCTGCCAAAGGACAAGTGTATTTCTACGTTATCGCCTAAAACTTCACTAATCCGGCTCTCGCCGTGTGATCCTCTTTCTATTTCGATCTCAAAGCCATGGGCTTTTGGCGACGCCATTTTCCTTTAACTGAAAACGTCCCTTGCGGGGCCACCTCATGACTTCATCTTTGCTCAACTGGAAGGAGAGCTGCCTTTCGGATCCCCCTCTACCTTCCCTGAGTCCTTAACTAGAAATCGCTTAAACCATTTGtcccctcatctgggggtagagctgcctttcggatccttctctacctccccgAGTTTTAGGACAATGACTTAGGTGGTGAGGTGTCCTCCGTGAACCTTCCCCGACCACCCTTTAACCTCTTTTTTAACTGGTCTTACCAGGTCAATATTGATGTCTCACTCAAGAGGAAAAGAGTTCTTCTCCAACCCTCCTTTCCCATACTAAAGATTATTAACACCactgacttttcagtttcatcttgcctgaactcactcgagggtgagaaggacttttcctgatgcctcaacttgcccaggggttacatctcctcctcccctggatgcactgagggctttcaacttgcctcaatttgctcacgcaaagaggtcttgtgatCTACTCTTGCCTGTGCTCGctcagggcgaggaggactttaatcttttctcgcctacactcgctcaaggcgaggaggtcttttaaatctctttctcgcctatactcgctcaaggcgaggaggtcttttaaatctttttctcgcctacactcgctcaaggcgaggaggtctttttaaatctttttctcgcctacactcgctcaaggcgaggaggtctttttaaatctttttctcgcctacactcgctcaagacaaggaggtcttttaaatctttttCTGCCTGGTGGCGGTCAAAAAATTtaatacttgtgcctccgatcgccgggtGGTAATGAGGGTTTAAAACTTCATGTTTCGAAAACTCTGTACTGGATGCATGCGATTTGGATTTACCATCGTTTAAAACTACACAAGGGCAATAAAGTCTCTCCCCACAAGCTCGAAAAACAAacagcatgcaaacttaataactgggaaactttgaggaacttcgaaaccttctttattgggtggcctcatttaaaaccctccttagggaaaaaagagtgccccctttgaaaaattgtttaaactgATACATCCTAAATTGTTCGAGTTAATTGCTGCTTACAATGCCTTAACTgtagtaaaacttgagatgggtggcgttccaagtgcgaggaatcgtccctccttccagcgtcttcAAGCGGTAGGCGCTGTTCCCAAGTGCTTCgattattctgaacggtcctgtccacttgggtgacaatttgttctccatctcgtactggtgggccttcctcatcaccaggtcgccatctctgaattgcctcggctttatcttggagttgtacttacgctcaactcttctctttactgcctcggccttcacccgtgcttcctccctgacctcgtccagcaaatccaagttcattctcctttcttcgttcgagtcttccgccacgaagttctggaacctcggcgagctttcctggatttcgactggaatcatcgcatcgcatccatacactaagctaaacggggtttcatgggttcccgattgctcagtggtatgatacgcccacactatgcggggaacttcctcagcccaagaccccttggccttttccaacctcctcttcaagcctctcagAAGAACCTGATTAgcggactccacttgcccattcgtttgcgggtgttccacgGAAGCAAATACCTGTTGTGTCCCGATGTCctcacacagcttcttcaacaggtggcttgcgaactgagtcccattgtctgatactagacgcttgggcacgccaaaacgacacacaatattcttccacacgaaactctggattttgtgcgcggtgatctgggctactggttctgcctcaatccatttcgtaaagtactcgatcgccaccaccaaatacttcatttgcctaatcgccaacgggaagggtcccagaatgtcgattccccacgtgtggaacggccaggggctgtatattgacttcaactcttctaggggcgccttgtgccaatcgacgtgctgctggcattgcttgcaacgctgggcatatctcttgcaattttccctcattgtgggccagtaataacctgcacggacagTCCTTGTCGCCAGAGCTCGATCCCCgatgtggctcccacaaatcccttcatggagctcggccataattctcgtgcacttctctccgtgtacacatacaagaagagggtgtgtaaatccGAACATGTACAGCTCACCGTCGatgagggtaaacttgctggagctcttctttatctttctggctTCCGTTTAGTCCATTGGAAGCATGCCATCTGCCAagtagcgctggtatggcgttatccacgtatCTGGCTTgtggatagcgcaaacttgcaTCATTCTTACCTCTTTCGCTGGGCGCGCCCTGACCCTCGGtgtcctcaaggtctcctgcgTTAAAGATCTATGGCCCCTTGCCGTCCTTTCCGTCGATTTTCAAACGTGTAGGACCTGGTGATCTGCGACAAAAGCCCGAggagtcttcaaagtttcttgaataacggtcttctgtctgccccccttgcccgaactggcaagcttagctagcaagtcaggtcaggcattctgctctcttggcacgtgcaccacttcaaacaaaacgaaagatctccttagctcttgcacgtactccaggtaggctgccatctgcggatctttggcttggaactcgccagttacctgCCCAGTGACCAATAGCaaatcactcttggccatcagcacctttgcccccatctcctttgccaataAAATACCGGCAATCAAAgcctcgtactctgcttgattgttgcttgctttaaaagcaaacctcagagattgctctatcaacacaccgttgggtccctccaaaataaccccagccccgctacccagctggttagacgacccatccaccgagagcacccaacgaaaatcatccttGGCGTTTTGTGCTGTTTCGGAAgacagctcgaccacgaaatcagcgaagatttgccccttgatcggtccccgaggctcatacttgatgtcgaattccgacagctccaccgcccacttcaccattcttccagctacatccggtttcttcaaaaccttctggatgggtaagtcggtcattaccaacactgtaaagctctggaagtaatgacgcagcctcctcgccgaaaatacaacCGTCAGTGCCGCCttttccaaggcctgatacctcacttctgggccttgcagcaccttgctaacaaaatagatgggcttctggacctgatcttgatcctggacgagcaccgcgCTTATTGCCCTCTCACTTAtggcaaaatacaacctgaggggCGTTGCTACTTGAGGTTTGCATAAAACTGGCGGGCTCCCCAAGTATTCTTTGAGCTTTATGAAATCTTCTTCACACTccctcgtccagacaaacctgttattcctcttcaagcattggaaatatgggtggcccttctctccactggcAGATACAAATCAGGACAGagcggccatccgccccgtgagctgctgtacttccttcacggtggcgggactcctcatcgccaatatggcggcacatttttcggggttggcctcgattcccctctccgacaagagaaatcccagaaatttccctgcctccacgccaaaaacacacttctcaggattcaaTTTCAGCTTGTACCTGGTGATGGtaatgaacaactcttccaaatcGGCGACGTGCCTGCTCTTttccagggacgtcacgaccatgtcgtcaacatacgcctgcacattcctcccgagcataggtgcgagcaccttgtccattagcctttggtacgtggcccctgcgttcttcagcccgaagggcatcaccttgtagcaatagcacgacctttccgtcatgaagcgggtcttttcttcatccatggggtgcattttgatttggttgtatcctgagaaggcatccagaaagcTGAGTAACTTGCACCCTGATGCGttgtctaccagggcgtctatactcggcaaaggataagaatcctttggacaggccttATTTATatctgtgaagtcaacacacatccgccattttccgctactcttcttgaccagaacgacattggcgagccattctggatattggatctccctgatgtggcctgctgcaaggagtttctgtgtttcgtccttGACCGCCTGCCTtttttcttcgttgaacttcctccttctctggcggatgggcctgacttggggatcCATTGCTAAGCGATGGCACaaaaaatcggggtcgatccccggCACGTCTGAAGCGAACCACGCAAATGCATCCATGTGTCTacttatcaccttggcgatttggtcttgtgtctcgctgtctaaggttttccccagtttaaacgtcttgccgttgatcttcttctcaagccattCCTCCACTGGCTGAGGCTCcttctcgctggcgatcagcgccctcgcgatacctccttccctggcggtctccgagcagtttctctcTCCCTCCACCCGAGCGGCGCTCTCGGACCTCGCCTCGATATCTTCCATTGGCGCATCGCCCTCGGTGGCCACCTCCAACGCCGTATCCGAAACTCGCCGGTTTTCCCGCGCAGGCTCCACGCCAGGGGccggcgttgtggttacgtgacATACagatctcttgttcttgaggctattttcgtagcacttcttcgcctccttttggtcagaacAAATGGTGATGATCAAACCTTCCATAGACGgtagcttgaccttcatgtgccttgttgagggcacaactcctgtcctgttgagcgttggcttccccaacagtatgttgtatgctgacggagcgtttacgacaaggtacctgatcttctctgttcgtgaggccaaaccatctgtgaacgtcgtccttaactcaatataccccctgacctccacttgatcgccgacgaaaccatacaagcagcccccatatggcctcagttgatcgggggatagttgtaacttttcaaaagtcggccaaaacattacatctgccgagcttccttggtcgactaGCACCTGGTGGacagtccttcccgccgtgacaagagagatcacaatagggtcgttgtcgtgaggcacaacgtccctaaggtctcctttggtgaatgtgatgtccacgtcgggtgagtgatcctcgaaaacttccactgacatcaccgaccTTGCGTACTCCTTGCGCTGCGATGTAGTACACCCTCCACCTgagaatccaccagctatggtgtggatctcaccgTGAATGGGAACCTCGTGCTGTTGTCCTTCATTGCCCACCGGTTGGGAACCTGTTGATTGGCCCGCTTGCTTCTCCAGCAAATAATCTTTCAAGAATCCGCACTTGACCAACTCGACGAGTTGGTGccccaaagccaaacacgagttgatagagtggccaaagctcttgtggaactcacaccacgcgtctggttttggtcccAAAACCTTTTTCGTCGTCTTCTCAGGCACCTTGAGCCTGGCAGCAATGTtagggatggcgatcagatcgGCCAACCCCATCACGAACTCGTACCTCGGAGGGCGATTAGTCTCTTTGGGCCGCCCCGACCCCTTCCCCTTATTCTGCTTAGGGTCATAAGGATGGCGCATCCTTTGGTCCCTCTTCCCCGCCGCCGCCTCTATTATCCTCTACGCCTGGGGCCTTGCCTGGGCGCGCGGCTTGGCtggggccacgtttccccttttctcggagacttcgctctcaacggcgatgtgagccacggcacgtcgccggatttcagcgAACGTGGTGGGGTGACTCCTGATAAGCGACTCGCTAAAGGGCCCAGGTAAcacaccctttttgaaggcgtgtacaaacatttcttcatcctttcctggcaagcggactatctgagctccgaatctgttcaggaaatccataagggactccccttggtactgtcCCACGTCGAACAGGTTGTAAGACACCAATGGTGGTGCTTTGTTCACTATGTACGTCTCAACAAATATCTTGGAAAACTGCTgaaacgtggtaatgtggccagtaggcAAACTGACGAACTAGTCCAGCGCTGTCCCActgagagtgctcatgaacaacttACAGTAAACCACGTCCGACCCccccgagagcatcatctgggtgtgaaacgccgtgagatgagcctcagggtcctccacacCGGTGAAAGACGCCTTCACCGCCACCGTATTGGCCGCgaccaccgagtccatgatctcttgagaAAATTACATGGGAAAGCTAcgcggtggggatgggggtgcagatctgttCCCGACtgcacgctcctcccgctctTGTAGAGCTTtacgcagctcttcgttgaccctgttgagctcctcattcctagcttgcaaggccaccagcgcctcgtgcattCTCTCTAGTTCAGAACGTGATGCAGCTACGTTttcctgcagcgtcctcatcatatCCATCACCTGCGTCATAGACACAGCATCCTCATCTGTTGACGGCGCGACTGAACTAGATCGCGTTGTCCTTATCCTTTCTCAGCAAACTcagcaactcaaagaaactccaaacgaacggtgaaacTCCAGAAACCGACTGCGACAGCGAACAGTCGAACAGAAAGCATCAAAACTTCAACAAACAcgaactatggttgggaatcaccttttatacggccccacggtgggcgccagatgatcctgccggtggacctagcgcaagagcgttacctcgtcacgaacctcctcactagcttgacaccacgtgcccttcaagtccacaccacagaaaGTCTCTCTctgaacctgaaaacacaaggtggcgcctctgcggccggtggcgctccaaCGCTCAAATCAGtcacaagaacacccaaaaactgagagaaaatatactctgtggaaccgtactaaagtgcacacaaccctagcaatgagccgtaatgaaaaacgtacctctgcaaattctattaagtttacctttatagctaggatttttctctctccaagcagttacgctttggacgcgtggctcgcatccaaccctgcacgtgtcaccatctgggctggggtcgcaggtagtacccagccctacacgtgtcattaTCTGAACTAGGATAACTCGAGggtcatttctctattgcatccaaccctacatgtgtcatcatctgggttggagtaacaggtagcatccaaccctacacgtgtcgtcatttgggtgggggcaacttgaacgttatttttgtgtagtaaccagccgcgcggctaagtcctctactcaaggagCAAGCTAGCACGCAATATGCCCTAaaacaccacctgacaaggcgagtatcggatgcagcAGAGTGcgccatctctgtgatatcgcttgtcgccaGTGGCACCTCCTCCTCGCTgtgccatgcatgttctagctaaggaaaccttgccaccaacgaatgtgcATGCTGGGATGTCGTTGATGGGCAAgctgttcccttcaacccacacgaccttcacgccctatgttggcgcaacaatcatcttactgaaattatacgcttgaacttacccttctgagcctctagcagcttcaactgagtttactgggagatccggcgatgtgctcctcgcgGCGACGTCggaccacctgatctcctattATCTAACACGTCGATATCACacaaacccggcgacaaccgaGCACGTTCATTATAGAACGCCAGTTCCATGAATCGACGACCATGCTCACTCCCGAACCATTCGTTTCTCACTTGTCCACGTgttctgctgagcacgccccacatggTCACGTGCCAGGCACGTCATCACAACCggtgacctggtcggtacatcAGTATAAGTTGAAAACCGAGTGTCTAGTCCTTGAGCTGGGGTTAGAGGATTCcgtcgggacgccccctcctcaagtatgaatagctagcctcgATGTCAGATGTTAAGATATAAATTGACATCCGGGTGCCTAGTCCTTgggcaggggttaagggattccttcgggacgccccctcctcaggtatgaatagctagccccggtgtctaatgtttagacacctcgcgAGGAAGTGGCGGGGGACGTTTCCTTCGAGAGTGGGCATCAGGGGCtaagttgccttggtgtttcAGACACCCCATGCATGATACGGTACTGTTGTataggcctctccatgggcgtgggcaccaaagcgCGACTTTTGTCCCAAGTGTCTAGATACGctgaggacacccagagcaggtccCTCCTCAAGCATGGGCACCTAGTACAGTTGAGATaagccctcctcgcccttgagcgatgtcgaggtcagaaagaaaaagatgagaTCCCTTTTGCCCCAAAGCAATGGTAAAGCCAGCGATGCCCTTGGTAGTAAGCGCTTTGGGGCTCAAGAACAAGTAAGTGAAGAGCAAGAAGGAGAAGCATAAAAACACGAGTTATCAGAGGCAAGAAAAATACGCGAAGTTATATTCTCCTTTGCCCTTGGGCAATGACGaggcaggcgacgccttctGGGGGAAGATTCCTGGCAGACGTGAAGGCCAAGTGAAGTTCTAAGTGAAAAGATCAGAAGAAGGGTATGCTCCGCTACTCAGAAGGGAAGAACGGAAAGAAAAGGTtacgtgctacctaaagagttaaagACAAGGCGAAGAAGCAATGCATCTAAAGTAAGTACCACTTACGCCCTTGATTTAGTAAAGCAAGCAGTAAAAGAGAGAAGCTAAAAGTACACGAGGATGTAAAGCTAAAGCTCGAATAAACATTTAAATAAGGTTGAGTGTTAGAATTACAGAGCAAATGTTAGAAAATACGAATTTACAGATGAAGGCTAATTAAGTGAGGTTCAATCCCCAAGGTCCAGGGGAACGACCTTCCCATCAACAATATGGTTGAGAGGGTTGCAGTTGGAGGTGTCAACTCCTGGGTTTTCGCAGGCGACTTGGACTAAGGCCTCCTTGAATCCCTCTGCAAAGATATCATCCATGTTGTCAATGAGTTTTCCCTTAGCTCGCTCCAGATTTTCAATGGTGGAGTCTCGGGCTTCCCTCTCGGCAATGAGCTTCTTTTTGGCCTTCTCCAGCTCTTCAATCGTGGAGTCGCTAGAGGCTAGCTGCTTCTCAAGAGCTTCCTTCTCCACTTGAAGCCTGTTCAGTTCAGTTTGTAACTGATTATGCTCGGTTCGAAGAAGGTTGAGCTTTTCCATCTTCTCAGCTAGCTCCCCCTTGGTCTTCTCCAGCGATTGCCCCCGGGCAGGAAATTGATCAGCAAGTAGTTTTTGTTGTGCCTCGGAGGTTCGCATCGCCGCTTCAAGGGCGACGATCTTGGACTGAAGAGAGGTTACCTGCTCAAGGCGCTCAGTGAGCCATTTGCAGGCTTCAGCGTTGG comes from the Phaseolus vulgaris cultivar G19833 chromosome 8, P. vulgaris v2.0, whole genome shotgun sequence genome and includes:
- the LOC137825082 gene encoding uncharacterized protein; this encodes MPYYMGAFLAVALEWRAQAKSKAVEARALQSLRQEVAALKEEKENLCRSWACQEEVYKASLRDARESNAEACKWLTERLEQVTSLQSKIVALEAAMRTSEAQQKLLADQFPARGQSLEKTKGELAEKMEKLNLLRTEHNQLQTELNRLQVEKEALEKQLASSDSTIEELEKAKKKLIAEREARDSTIENLERAKGKLIDNMDDIFAEGFKEALVQVACENPGVDTSNCNPLNHIVDGKVVPLDLGD